A genomic window from Pseudoalteromonas piratica includes:
- a CDS encoding GGDEF domain-containing protein: protein MQKDLLNSVVKITKHRDVDSLELSLLSTISEFLSPSEAALYKDLSRFNSAGIEKSASIETDKTGAIKWSSRKMIATPNKELLCCIESACTISLQDKQGNEKRWIPVIIDDQVMGAVYLVVKHLTSTEQVTLNALCRIYENYLTILNESERDKLTGLLNRQTFDRKIKQLLEDQLHSHNSPLEKGVRNKHYDESSWLAMIDIDHFKKVNDTYGHVCGDEVLLTLSQRMQQYFRSSDLIFRFGGEEFVIVFEPTTLLHIATKLAHFQDFISDQKFPFVEELTLSIGFARMSPYDFPISVIENADKALYVAKNNGRNQCVYYGDIINSENENIPPTNDIELF, encoded by the coding sequence TTGCAAAAAGATCTCTTAAACTCCGTTGTTAAAATAACAAAACACCGTGACGTAGATTCACTTGAGCTGAGCTTGCTATCTACTATTAGTGAGTTTTTGTCACCGAGCGAAGCAGCTTTATATAAAGATTTATCGCGTTTTAACAGCGCTGGTATCGAAAAGAGCGCCTCAATAGAAACCGATAAAACCGGTGCAATAAAATGGTCATCACGAAAAATGATTGCCACCCCAAACAAAGAACTTTTGTGTTGTATTGAATCGGCTTGCACAATCAGTTTGCAAGACAAACAAGGCAATGAAAAACGTTGGATCCCAGTGATCATTGATGACCAAGTTATGGGCGCAGTTTATCTTGTGGTTAAGCACCTCACTTCAACAGAGCAAGTTACTCTCAACGCACTTTGCCGCATATATGAAAACTACCTCACTATACTCAATGAAAGTGAGCGTGATAAGCTAACGGGCTTACTTAATCGACAAACATTTGATAGAAAAATCAAACAGCTTCTTGAAGATCAGCTCCACTCTCATAACTCACCGCTTGAAAAAGGGGTTCGTAATAAACACTATGATGAGTCTTCTTGGCTGGCAATGATTGACATAGACCACTTTAAAAAAGTGAACGATACCTATGGTCACGTTTGTGGTGATGAAGTGTTATTAACCCTGTCGCAAAGAATGCAGCAATATTTCCGTTCAAGCGATCTTATTTTTCGCTTTGGTGGCGAAGAGTTTGTAATTGTATTTGAACCCACAACCTTGCTTCATATCGCAACCAAACTCGCACATTTTCAAGATTTTATTAGCGACCAGAAATTTCCTTTTGTTGAAGAACTCACGTTAAGTATTGGCTTTGCCCGAATGAGCCCTTACGACTTCCCAATTTCAGTTATCGAAAATGCCGATAAAGCATTGTATGTGGCTAAGAATAATGGCCGAAATCAATGTGTTTATTATGGTGATATTATTAACTCGGAAAACGAAAATATTCCTCCGACTAACGATATTGAATTGTTCTAA
- a CDS encoding hybrid sensor histidine kinase/response regulator encodes MNNNKLSVRLLWYITPLVIIPMAIQGVFSLTNVTSSSEKQAEAIVTRFVEQQVNKSQNFTQFYNSIIELLSASPVLNNYLIYSYDEDNKPSKARTKLVSSLVDEFGNYVDSFPHILSIGVINPEGDVLSYYPKAVLETRDSYPFSDQLANNRKQQNTFFVPEEDKTSIYLSYRLFDSRFTLDSPKVLGYLIFHIDSDEIARSVANDYFSDTINFIMDSSGKILFCNQTSLNNSYVSEYELQLLKNTANTEVFNQLSLHTLADDTRMILANSMGNDLYFVTALNKNSLYKAGQTITMYTALLILSTAIFLPGIIFLVVRRMLLKPIESLAEASHKVGDGDLNVKLQQDRSDELGMLFRDFNHMVNQIKQYQTELLDYREHLEEKVVTRTQAIAKINKKLEKAIIEAEQANHLKSRFLANMSHEIRTPLTAIMGFTETILAQESNNKKAKYLSTVLRNSKHLLELINNILDLSKIEADKLEVETRVVELIPFINDIKSIIEPMAAEKKLELSLNIDYPLPSIIHSDETRLKQVLLNICTNAVKFTEKGEVELNVRYSPSTEKLIFTVIDSGIGMSQQEQERAFKPFEQADISTTRKFGGTGLGLCIAKNLAQILGGDISVTSKLSEGSRFEVIIATNNQNHSVDMVNSANSAKAMLKEDVGSHAQQFEGNILVAEDNKDNQDLIRLLLSQWGISPDFANNGAEAVEQALTNDYDLILMDMQMPVMGGLEATEMLRNAAYDGPIVALTANVMKNDVDAYLEAGCDKALAKPIDKMQLEQTLQQYLALERDGQQNWEELFQGERFKQISDNYKSKLPNLLKQIASLNEQQDLNELLALAHSIKGSAGCFGFNHISDAAAELELCIREHNEEALDYHVLKLEQAIIFILNLKEDD; translated from the coding sequence ATGAATAACAACAAGTTGAGCGTAAGACTGCTGTGGTATATTACCCCACTTGTGATTATTCCTATGGCAATTCAAGGCGTTTTCTCCCTAACTAATGTTACAAGCTCCTCAGAAAAACAAGCTGAGGCAATCGTAACACGCTTTGTTGAGCAACAAGTTAATAAAAGCCAAAACTTTACACAATTCTATAACTCAATAATCGAGCTACTCTCGGCTTCACCTGTACTCAATAATTATTTAATTTACAGTTATGATGAAGATAACAAACCATCTAAAGCGCGTACAAAGCTAGTATCTTCACTAGTCGATGAATTTGGCAATTATGTTGATTCGTTTCCACATATTCTCAGCATCGGTGTCATTAACCCTGAGGGTGATGTACTTAGCTATTACCCAAAAGCGGTACTTGAAACACGAGATAGTTACCCCTTCAGTGACCAACTTGCCAATAACAGAAAGCAACAAAATACGTTTTTTGTTCCTGAAGAAGATAAAACATCTATCTATCTCTCTTACCGCTTATTTGATTCCCGCTTTACGTTAGATTCTCCAAAAGTACTTGGGTATTTAATTTTTCACATCGATAGTGATGAAATCGCACGTAGCGTTGCCAATGATTACTTCTCAGATACAATTAATTTTATTATGGATAGCTCAGGTAAAATTTTGTTCTGTAATCAAACAAGCTTGAACAATAGCTATGTTTCTGAGTACGAATTGCAACTGCTAAAAAACACCGCAAATACCGAAGTCTTTAATCAACTGTCGTTACACACTCTTGCTGACGATACGCGCATGATCTTAGCAAACTCAATGGGGAATGATCTCTATTTTGTGACCGCCTTAAATAAAAACTCACTGTATAAGGCCGGCCAAACCATTACCATGTACACCGCGTTATTAATTTTATCTACAGCGATATTTTTACCCGGCATTATCTTTTTAGTGGTGCGCCGAATGCTGTTAAAACCGATTGAATCATTGGCTGAAGCAAGTCATAAAGTCGGTGATGGTGATTTAAATGTAAAACTACAACAAGATCGCAGTGATGAATTGGGCATGTTGTTTCGTGATTTTAATCACATGGTTAATCAAATTAAGCAATATCAAACAGAATTACTTGATTATCGAGAGCATCTTGAAGAAAAGGTAGTTACTCGTACTCAAGCCATTGCAAAAATAAATAAAAAGTTAGAAAAAGCCATTATTGAAGCTGAACAAGCTAATCACCTAAAAAGTCGATTTTTAGCAAATATGAGCCATGAGATCCGTACACCTCTTACGGCGATAATGGGATTTACTGAAACCATCCTGGCGCAAGAGTCAAACAACAAAAAAGCGAAATACTTAAGTACTGTATTAAGAAACTCCAAACACCTGCTTGAATTAATTAACAATATTCTCGATCTATCAAAAATAGAAGCCGATAAACTCGAAGTTGAGACCCGTGTTGTTGAGCTTATTCCTTTTATCAATGATATCAAAAGCATTATTGAGCCTATGGCGGCTGAGAAAAAGCTCGAACTCTCGTTAAATATTGACTACCCACTGCCTAGCATAATACACAGTGATGAAACGCGTTTAAAACAGGTACTGCTAAATATCTGTACTAACGCCGTAAAATTTACTGAAAAGGGCGAAGTTGAACTTAATGTGCGCTACTCCCCTTCTACCGAAAAACTTATCTTTACCGTGATCGATAGTGGTATTGGGATGTCACAACAAGAACAAGAAAGGGCCTTTAAACCCTTCGAGCAAGCAGATATCAGTACGACGCGAAAATTTGGAGGTACCGGCCTTGGCCTGTGTATTGCGAAAAACTTAGCCCAAATTTTGGGAGGCGATATCTCAGTAACAAGTAAGCTAAGTGAAGGAAGTCGCTTTGAGGTTATTATTGCCACCAACAACCAAAACCATAGTGTAGATATGGTTAATAGCGCGAACTCCGCTAAAGCAATGCTAAAAGAAGACGTAGGCTCGCATGCGCAACAGTTTGAAGGAAATATTCTGGTTGCCGAAGATAATAAAGACAACCAAGACCTAATAAGGTTATTGCTCAGTCAATGGGGTATTTCGCCTGATTTTGCGAATAACGGAGCAGAAGCCGTAGAGCAAGCACTTACCAATGACTATGATTTGATTTTAATGGATATGCAAATGCCTGTTATGGGCGGCTTAGAAGCAACTGAAATGCTAAGAAACGCCGCTTATGATGGCCCAATTGTGGCGCTCACTGCAAATGTGATGAAAAACGATGTTGACGCTTATCTTGAAGCTGGCTGTGATAAAGCACTTGCTAAACCCATTGATAAAATGCAACTTGAGCAAACACTACAGCAGTACTTGGCCCTTGAACGTGACGGTCAACAGAATTGGGAAGAGCTGTTCCAAGGAGAACGTTTCAAGCAAATTAGTGATAATTACAAATCTAAATTACCTAATCTGCTGAAACAAATTGCTTCACTCAATGAGCAGCAAGACTTAAATGAACTATTGGCACTTGCACACAGCATAAAAGGCAGTGCTGGATGCTTTGGCTTTAACCATATTAGTGATGCTGCAGCTGAACTAGAACTGTGTATTCGAGAGCATAATGAAGAAGCATTGGATTATCATGTGTTAAAGCTGGAACAAGCAATTATCTTTATTTTAAACCTAAAAGAAGATGATTAA
- the guaA gene encoding glutamine-hydrolyzing GMP synthase, which produces MSKNIHDSRVLILDFGSQYTQLIARRIREIGVYCELWAWDVTEEQIREFNPQGIILSGGPESTTEENSPRAPEYVFNAGVPVLGICYGMQTMAMQLGGQVHSSDKKEFGYAKVEKVGNCALFDAIEDHIEDGIGKLDVWMSHGDKVVEVPETFVTSAKTDTCPHAAMSWEEKKFYGVQFHPEVTHTHQGLRLLERFVIDICGCEKLWTPASIIEDAVARIKEKVGDDEVILGLSGGVDSSVVAMLIHRAIGKKLTCVFVDNGLLRLNEGQQVMDMFGDKFGLNIIKVDAEQQFLDDLAGLSDPEDKRKAIGHTFIDVFDAESKKLKNAKWLAQGTIYPDVIESAASKTGKAHVIKSHHNVGGLPDDMEMGLVEPLRELFKDEVRKIGLELGLPYDMLYRHPFPGPGLGVRVLGEIKKEYCDLLRRADAIFIEELHKADIYHKVSQAFTVFLPVKSVGVMGDARKYDWVVSLRCVETIDFMTARWSHLPYDFLGLVSNRIINEIDGISRVVYDISGKPPATIEWE; this is translated from the coding sequence ATGAGCAAAAATATTCATGATTCTCGCGTACTGATTTTAGATTTCGGTTCGCAATACACTCAACTAATCGCCCGCCGCATTCGTGAAATCGGTGTTTACTGTGAACTATGGGCATGGGATGTAACTGAAGAGCAAATTCGCGAATTTAACCCGCAGGGTATTATTTTATCGGGTGGCCCAGAGTCAACGACAGAAGAAAATAGCCCTCGCGCGCCTGAGTATGTATTTAATGCTGGCGTACCTGTACTTGGTATTTGTTACGGTATGCAAACAATGGCAATGCAACTGGGTGGCCAAGTACATAGCTCAGATAAGAAAGAGTTTGGTTACGCGAAAGTTGAAAAAGTAGGTAACTGTGCGCTGTTTGATGCGATTGAAGATCATATCGAAGATGGCATTGGCAAACTTGACGTTTGGATGAGCCACGGCGACAAAGTTGTTGAAGTGCCTGAAACGTTTGTTACGTCAGCTAAAACAGATACCTGTCCACATGCAGCGATGTCATGGGAAGAGAAAAAGTTCTACGGTGTACAATTTCACCCAGAAGTAACGCACACGCACCAAGGTTTACGTTTATTAGAGCGTTTCGTAATTGACATCTGTGGTTGTGAAAAACTATGGACGCCAGCCTCAATTATTGAAGATGCTGTTGCGCGTATTAAAGAAAAAGTAGGTGATGATGAAGTTATTCTTGGCCTATCAGGTGGTGTTGATTCATCTGTAGTAGCGATGTTGATTCACCGTGCAATTGGTAAAAAATTAACCTGTGTATTTGTTGATAACGGTTTACTTCGTTTAAACGAAGGTCAACAAGTGATGGACATGTTTGGTGACAAGTTCGGTTTAAACATTATCAAAGTTGATGCTGAACAGCAGTTTTTAGATGATTTAGCGGGTTTATCGGATCCTGAAGATAAGCGTAAAGCGATTGGCCATACATTTATTGATGTATTTGATGCTGAATCTAAAAAGCTGAAAAATGCGAAGTGGTTAGCACAAGGTACAATTTACCCAGACGTAATCGAATCAGCAGCATCTAAAACAGGTAAAGCACATGTAATTAAATCACACCATAACGTAGGTGGTTTACCTGACGACATGGAAATGGGCTTAGTCGAGCCACTGCGTGAACTATTTAAAGATGAAGTTCGCAAAATTGGTTTAGAGTTAGGTCTTCCTTACGATATGCTTTACCGTCATCCGTTCCCTGGTCCAGGCTTAGGTGTACGTGTACTTGGTGAAATTAAGAAAGAATATTGTGATTTATTACGCCGTGCTGATGCAATCTTTATTGAAGAACTTCACAAGGCTGATATTTACCACAAAGTGTCACAAGCATTCACTGTATTCCTACCTGTTAAGTCAGTAGGTGTAATGGGTGATGCGCGAAAGTATGATTGGGTTGTATCATTGCGTTGTGTTGAAACAATTGACTTTATGACGGCACGTTGGTCACACTTACCATATGATTTCTTAGGTTTAGTTTCAAACCGTATTATCAACGAAATCGACGGTATTTCGCGTGTGGTTTACGATATTTCTGGTAAGCCGCCAGCGACAATTGAGTGGGAATAA
- the rimI gene encoding ribosomal protein S18-alanine N-acetyltransferase — protein MAPYPIIKLDPTQINDLMAIEKQCHQFPMSEKLMLSCLTGRYSAFGCFEEQVLIAFYIVEQVGPDYTLTDICVSPSNQGAGIAKYMLNHLLDLVRSAQGENIFLEVRKSNENAIGLYSSMGFAEVGVRKNYYPNESGREDAILMALTV, from the coding sequence ATGGCACCATATCCAATAATAAAATTAGATCCTACTCAGATAAATGACTTGATGGCGATTGAAAAGCAATGTCATCAGTTTCCAATGTCTGAAAAATTAATGTTATCTTGCTTGACGGGTCGTTACAGCGCATTTGGTTGTTTTGAAGAGCAAGTGCTAATCGCCTTTTATATTGTGGAACAAGTAGGGCCCGATTATACATTAACAGACATTTGTGTAAGCCCGTCAAACCAAGGCGCTGGTATTGCAAAATATATGCTAAACCATCTACTGGACTTAGTTAGATCTGCACAAGGTGAAAATATTTTTCTCGAAGTACGTAAGTCAAATGAGAATGCAATCGGACTGTATTCATCTATGGGCTTTGCTGAGGTTGGTGTACGTAAAAACTATTATCCAAATGAGAGCGGACGTGAAGACGCTATTTTAATGGCGCTAACGGTTTAA